In Primulina huaijiensis isolate GDHJ02 chromosome 4, ASM1229523v2, whole genome shotgun sequence, a genomic segment contains:
- the LOC140975871 gene encoding cytokinin dehydrogenase 5-like: MSSAAYVLMEGEGVMSGDDTTYIGSAHNAHNREHDALVVYYFSRSIFVLGGLGQFGIITRARIVLAKAPTRAKWVRLLYSNFSIYTKDQEKLISSKVPNYVEGFLIANETIRDSWGSSFNLSSNQDHITLLLRKHGLLYAIELVKYYDDHDADMVNKVVEMLLKEMNFIPSLNFSAGVSYFDFLTRVPRLEVQNTPQSPTHPWMNLFVPKSRILDLNAGVLVNLIPKINTELILLYPFNKDK, encoded by the exons ATGTCGTCAGCTGCATATGTTTTGATGGAGGGGGAGGGAGTGATGT CCGGAGATGATACCACTTATATCGGTAGCGCACACAACGCCCACAACAGAGAGCACGATGCATTAGTAGTCTATTATTTTAGTAGATCCATTTTTGTTCTTGGAGGTTTGGGACAGTTTGGCATCATAACAAGAGCAAGAATCGTCTTGGCCAAAGCACCAACAAGA GCGAAATGGGTAAGGTTACTCTACAGCAATTTCTCCATCTACACAAAAGATCAAGAAAAACTTATCTCGTCAAAGGTTCCAAACTATGTGGAAGGCTTTCTTATCGCAAATGAGACTATTCGAGATAGCTGGGGGTCTTCATTTAACTTGTCTTCAAACCAAGATCACATTACTTTATTGTTGAGGAAACATGGTCTCCTCTACGCTATCGAATTAGTCAAGTACTACGACGATCACGATGCTGATATGGTTAATAAG GTAGTTGAAATGCTGCTGAAAGAGATGAACTTCATCCCTAGTTTAAATTTCAGTGCAGGTGTCTCCTATTTTGATTTCCTGACAAGAGTCCCAAGGCTGGAAGTACAAAATACCCCGCAATCACCGACTCATCCATGGATGAATTTATTTGTGCCAAAGTCTCGGATTCTTGATTTAAATGCTGGAGTTCTTGTCAATCTCATTCCCAAGATTAACACTGAACTCATCCTCTTGTACCCATTTAACAAAGACAAGTAA